The following are encoded together in the Gorilla gorilla gorilla isolate KB3781 chromosome 14, NHGRI_mGorGor1-v2.1_pri, whole genome shotgun sequence genome:
- the LOC134757024 gene encoding choriogonadotropin subunit beta 7-like — MGGTWASRETLRPRCRPINATLAVEKEGCPVCITVNTTICAGYCPTMTRVLQGVLPPLPQVVCNYRDVRFESIRLPGCPRGVNPVVSYAVALSCQCALCRRSTTDCGGPKDHPLTCDHPRFQASSSSKAPPPSLPSPSRLPGPSDTPILPQ; from the exons ATGGGCGGGACATGGGCATCCAGGGAGACGCTTCGGCCACGGTGCCGCCCCATCAATGCCACCTTGGCTGTCGAGAAGGAGGGCTGCCCCGTGTGCATCaccgtcaacaccaccatctgtgccggctactgccccaccatg ACCCgcgtgctgcagggggtcctgccgcccctgccccaggtggtgtgcaactaccgcgatgtgcgcttcgagtccatccggctccctggctgcccgcgCGGCGTGAACCCCGTGGTCTCCTACGCCGTGGCTCTCAGCTGTCAATGTGCACTCTGCCGCCGCAGCACCACTGACTGCGGGGGTCCCAAGGACCACCCCTTGACCTGTGATCACCcccgcttccaggcctcctcttcctcaaaggcccctccccccagccttccaagtccatcccgactcccggggccctcagacaccccgatcctcccacaataa